The Planctomycetia bacterium nucleotide sequence GTGGAGCGGGCGTAGTATACAAGGACGGCGCTTTGCTTGCAGTCAGCGATTGCTCCCCGAGGTCACAGACCTCGGCTACAGACGGATGGATGAACGCGGTTCAGGACTGAGGCGCTGTAGAGCGACATAGCACGTGAGCCATCCCCTGGAATCTTGCCACTTTGCCGATCACGCCTGGTGCGGTGAAGCCCGCGTGTTGGAGCACGTGCCGCTGGCGCGCGGGACGCATCGCGTGCGGCTCGCATGCCCGGACCTTGCACGGCAGATCGTGCCTGGACAATTCGTGATGCTCCGGCTGCCAGGCACGGACGATCCCCTGCTCGGACGGCCGCTCGCGCTCTATGACACCGTGCTCGACGACGCTGGGACGCCGATCGGCATCGACGTCGTGTACCTTGTCGTTGGCAAGATGACCGGCCGACTGACGAAGGTCGTCGCTGGCGATGCCCTGCAAATCTGGGGACCGCTCGGCAACGGGTTTCCGGCGCGAGCCGTCGAGCATCTGATGATGGTCGCTGGCGGCATCGGCCAGACGCCGTTCGCGGCGCTGGGACGCGAGTTTCTTGGCAAGCGAAGCTACGGCGATCCAACGCGACGCGGCGCGCAGGCTTCGCGCGTGACGCTCTGCTACGGCGCGCGTTCGCAGGAATACCTCGCTGGCGTGGAAGACTTTCAGCTCCTCGGCGTCGACGTTCGCCTGGCCACGGATGACGGTTCCGCTGGTGCGAAGGGATTCGTCACGGCGGAACTGGAACGCTTGCTGTCGGAACCCAACGCCGCGCCGGTGGATCAAACTCGGATCGTCTGCTGCGGCCCAGAGCCGATGATGGCCGCCGTGGCGAAGATCGCCGCGGCGCGGGGCATTGCTTGCGAAGTTTCGTTGGAAACGCCGATGGCCTGCGGCCTCGGCATCTGCTTCAGTTGCGTAGCACGAGTGCGCGACGCCAGCGGCGAATGGGATTACCGCCGCACCTGCGTCGAAGGCCCGGTCTTCGACGCCTCAACGATTGTGTTTTGACCGCCGTTTCGGCTTCGGCTCATCCAGCGGCGGAATCACAATCTCATCCGCCGGCACCCAGACGGGGTTGCCATGCTCGTCGGCAAACACGACGGGGTGGCCGGAACGCTTGTGGTCGAGCAGGGTCTCATTGACGGCCGCCTGCACGGCGCGAACAACCGGGTCCGTTTCGATGCGATGAGCGTTTGATTTGGCCGCCCGTGATTTCTTGGCCATCGCGATCCTCGCCGTGGTTCTTCGACGTCCGCTCTAAAACTCCGGCCGGATTTGCTTCAGACGGCGCTCCGTTTCCGCCATCAGGGCGTTTTCTGCCGCTTCGTCCGGGGCTTCGTAGGTGACGGAGAAGCGGAGGAAGGCGCCGGCGTCGTCCCAGGGGACGGTGCAGATGGAGTGCTCGGTGATCAGGTATTGGCTGGCCGCTTCCGCGGTTTCGAAGCGCGGGCCGTTGGCGATGCCCTTGGGTGAGGCCGTGTAGATAAAATACGTGCCGCCCGGCATCTTGCAGGAGAAGCCGCAGCGCGTGAGCACGTCGACGAGTTTCTTCGAGCGACGTTCGTACTTTTGCCGCACGGCCGCCGTGATCGAGTCGTCGTCGAGCGCCGCGGCGCCGGCGCGTTGGATTGCCATGAATTGGCCGGAGTCGCTGTTGTCCTTGACGTCGGCCAGCGCTTGCACGATCCGTTCGTGACCACAGACCCAGCCGATTCGCCAGCCGATCATGTGGTAGCCCTTTGACATCGAATGGACTTCGACGCCAACCTCTTTCGCGCCGGGGATCGACAGGAAGCTGAGTGGTTCCGCCGCGTAGGACAGCATGATGTGCGCGGCGTCCTGCACGACGACGACGCGATGCTCCCGCGCAAATTCCACCACCTGGGTATAGAACTCGCGAGTGGCCAGCTTGCCGGTCGGGCTGTTCGGGTAGTTGAGCACCAGCAACTTGACGCGCTTCAGGATGTCCGGCGGGATCGATTTCAGATCCGGCAGGAAATCGTGCTTCGCCAGAAGTGGCAGGCGATGGACTTCGCCCCCATAGTAGCGTGTGTGCGTCCCCGCGACCGGATAGCCCGGCACGGTCATCAGCGTCACGTCGCCCGGGTTGATGAACGCCGCCGGCAGCATCGCCAGCGCGGTCTTTGAGCCGATGCAGTGATTGATTTCCTTGACGGGGTCCAACTCGACGCTGAACCGCCGCTTCATCAGCCGCGCGACGGCGTCTTTGTAGTCCTGGATGCCGTTGTCGGCGTAGCCGCGGTTCTCCGGGCGGTTGATTTCCTCGGCCATCCGCGCGCGAACCTGCGGCGGGGCCATTTCGTCGTTCTCGCCAATCCCAAAGTCCACCAGCGCCCGTTCCGGATGATCGGCCAGGGCCTTGCGCTTGGCCCGTTTGATCTTTTCGAACTTGTAGATCTCGGTGCCCTTGCCGTAATTGGCGCCGCCGATCCGCTCGGCAAACAGGGTCTGGAAATAGGGATCGCTCATCGGTTCACTTCAGGAAAGCTGCGGGGAAAATAGCGCCAGGCGCGCGAAGAAATCTTGCCCCGTCACGTTAACGGAGAAGGAGGCGAGGAACAAGGCGGCGGTTCACACCGTCAGCGCGGATCGGCCATCGACTGTGGGAGGCGTCTCCGACGCCGATGCGAACGACGCGAGCATAGCGATCGGAGCTTCTCTCGCGAAAAGCGCCAAATCCATCGGCGTCGGAGACGCCTCCCACAATTGTTCAAGAATGCCAAGCTGAACGACCTGCTCACACCGTCATGTGCGACGGGACGGTGCTGTCGTACCCGCGGATTGGCTGGCCGGTCAGCTGCAAGTAGGCGACGATCGACAGCATGAAGAGCATCGGAAAAGTAAAGAAAGTGCCCACGAGGCAGGCGCAGACGCCCGCGAAGGCCATGATGGCGCCAAGAATCCCGATCGCGAACAGCGCAAGGCGATTGCCCGGCGTGATTTGTCCGGAAATGCGAATGCCTTCGATCACACCTACCGGCTGGTCGACGTACACATACCACGCCTGGCCGTAAGTCAGTCCAACCCAGGCCCACGGAATGAAGCACACGGCCGCAGTGACGCAGCCAGCGATGATCCCCGCTTCCTCGTCATTGCT carries:
- a CDS encoding dihydroorotate dehydrogenase electron transfer subunit; this translates as MSHPLESCHFADHAWCGEARVLEHVPLARGTHRVRLACPDLARQIVPGQFVMLRLPGTDDPLLGRPLALYDTVLDDAGTPIGIDVVYLVVGKMTGRLTKVVAGDALQIWGPLGNGFPARAVEHLMMVAGGIGQTPFAALGREFLGKRSYGDPTRRGAQASRVTLCYGARSQEYLAGVEDFQLLGVDVRLATDDGSAGAKGFVTAELERLLSEPNAAPVDQTRIVCCGPEPMMAAVAKIAAARGIACEVSLETPMACGLGICFSCVARVRDASGEWDYRRTCVEGPVFDASTIVF
- a CDS encoding LL-diaminopimelate aminotransferase, with amino-acid sequence MSDPYFQTLFAERIGGANYGKGTEIYKFEKIKRAKRKALADHPERALVDFGIGENDEMAPPQVRARMAEEINRPENRGYADNGIQDYKDAVARLMKRRFSVELDPVKEINHCIGSKTALAMLPAAFINPGDVTLMTVPGYPVAGTHTRYYGGEVHRLPLLAKHDFLPDLKSIPPDILKRVKLLVLNYPNSPTGKLATREFYTQVVEFAREHRVVVVQDAAHIMLSYAAEPLSFLSIPGAKEVGVEVHSMSKGYHMIGWRIGWVCGHERIVQALADVKDNSDSGQFMAIQRAGAAALDDDSITAAVRQKYERRSKKLVDVLTRCGFSCKMPGGTYFIYTASPKGIANGPRFETAEAASQYLITEHSICTVPWDDAGAFLRFSVTYEAPDEAAENALMAETERRLKQIRPEF